One Rhizobiales bacterium GAS188 DNA window includes the following coding sequences:
- a CDS encoding Lipoprotein-anchoring transpeptidase ErfK/SrfK, whose protein sequence is MAAFSGLTGRRAGAAPLLQPEIGAPRPSQLVEGAAYDEASALYGPVLGEPFPVPRIDLSRINAAFLRREVSYQGNEQPGTIIIDPHTRYLHFVLDDGRAIRYGVGVGREGFGWSGKATIKTKQEWPDWYPPKEMIARQPDLRREVEELQSGLGMRGGPGNPLGARAMYLWQGNKDTLFRIHGTVEPWTIGKRVSSGCIRMINQDAIDLYGRVPLGTQVIVLGDRGDEVAARRPQVEAPVGEPLQISPDPYSQPPVDSPYSAQPRPYSQPSPYGGQPYPYANRPYPNGGQGYPYAGQPYPYGGRGYPYRGGYAYDPYGRPYVLGPGPLGGEGR, encoded by the coding sequence ATGGCGGCGTTCAGCGGCTTGACCGGCCGCCGGGCTGGCGCCGCCCCCTTGCTTCAGCCCGAAATCGGCGCGCCTCGACCTTCGCAGCTGGTGGAGGGCGCGGCCTATGACGAGGCTTCAGCCCTCTATGGCCCGGTCTTGGGCGAGCCTTTCCCAGTCCCTCGCATCGATCTCAGCCGGATCAATGCGGCCTTTCTGCGCCGCGAGGTGTCCTATCAGGGCAACGAGCAGCCGGGCACCATCATCATCGACCCCCACACTCGCTATCTCCATTTTGTGCTCGATGACGGCCGTGCCATCCGCTACGGCGTCGGCGTCGGGCGCGAAGGCTTTGGCTGGTCGGGCAAGGCGACCATCAAGACCAAACAGGAATGGCCCGACTGGTATCCGCCGAAGGAGATGATCGCGCGGCAGCCTGATCTCAGGCGCGAGGTGGAGGAGCTGCAAAGCGGCCTCGGCATGCGAGGTGGGCCCGGCAATCCGTTGGGCGCACGCGCCATGTATCTGTGGCAGGGCAACAAGGATACGCTCTTTCGCATCCATGGCACGGTCGAGCCCTGGACGATCGGCAAGAGGGTGTCCTCGGGCTGTATCCGCATGATCAACCAGGACGCCATCGACCTCTATGGCCGCGTGCCGCTGGGGACGCAGGTCATCGTGCTCGGCGATCGCGGCGACGAGGTCGCGGCAAGGCGACCGCAGGTCGAGGCGCCGGTCGGCGAGCCGCTGCAAATCTCGCCCGATCCCTATAGTCAGCCGCCAGTCGACAGCCCCTATAGCGCCCAGCCTCGTCCCTATAGCCAACCCAGCCCCTATGGGGGCCAGCCTTATCCCTATGCGAACCGCCCCTATCCCAATGGCGGTCAGGGCTACCCTTATGCGGGGCAGCCCTATCCCTATGGCGGGCGCGGCTACCCCTATCGCGGCGGCTATGCCTATGATCCCTATGGCAGGCCTTACGTGCTGGGCCCGGGCCCGCTCGGCGGCGAGGGACGATAG
- a CDS encoding Sugar phosphate permease, with translation MQSGAAHGQEAERRATYRQVGWRILPILFAAYIMANLDRNNFAFAKLQFATEFGFSEAVYGFGAGLFYLGYSLFEVPSNLMLAKVGARLTLLRIMLFWSLCSGALAFMSSATHFYALRFLLGVAEAGFFPGVLLYLTYWAPTARRAGFTALFMSALTMAGVIGGPIAGVILQSFDGALGLRGWQWLFLVEAVPAALLGIAVYLHLDDRPEQAAWLSPSRKALLMQDLAAEAKAKRAHGHSSFLLNLRDRRFYMLAGMAVALISGLAGLNIWLPTIIRNGGTANLLDIGLLSSLPYAVGVLAQLANGWHSDRTQERRWHAALPALAAGLGWCALPLATGHAGLSLALTILISAGSFAATAPFWTLPSLYLSGTAAAGGIATITTLGGLGAFVSPAVVGFLTSKTGSLALGQCYYGLLLCLGAGMLVLGTRVPSPAAVRPSPAETVATS, from the coding sequence ATGCAGTCGGGCGCGGCGCATGGCCAAGAGGCGGAACGGCGCGCGACCTATCGCCAGGTCGGCTGGCGCATCCTGCCGATCCTGTTCGCCGCCTACATCATGGCCAATCTCGATCGCAACAACTTCGCCTTCGCCAAGCTGCAATTCGCGACCGAGTTCGGCTTCAGCGAGGCCGTTTACGGCTTCGGGGCCGGGCTCTTCTATCTGGGCTACAGCCTGTTCGAGGTGCCGAGCAACCTGATGCTCGCGAAAGTGGGCGCGCGCCTGACATTGTTGCGCATCATGCTGTTCTGGAGCCTGTGCAGCGGGGCTCTCGCCTTCATGAGCTCGGCGACGCATTTCTATGCGCTGCGCTTCCTGCTCGGCGTCGCCGAAGCGGGTTTTTTCCCGGGCGTGCTCCTCTATCTGACCTATTGGGCGCCGACTGCCCGACGGGCCGGCTTCACGGCCCTGTTCATGTCGGCGTTGACGATGGCCGGGGTCATCGGCGGCCCGATCGCGGGAGTGATCCTGCAAAGCTTCGACGGCGCCCTCGGCCTGCGGGGCTGGCAATGGCTGTTCCTGGTCGAGGCCGTGCCCGCGGCCTTGCTCGGCATCGCCGTCTATCTCCATCTCGATGACCGGCCCGAGCAGGCCGCCTGGCTGTCGCCGTCCCGCAAGGCCTTGCTGATGCAGGATCTCGCCGCCGAGGCCAAGGCCAAGCGCGCCCATGGCCACTCGTCGTTCCTGCTGAACTTGCGCGACCGGCGTTTCTACATGCTGGCCGGCATGGCGGTCGCGCTGATCTCGGGGCTTGCCGGCCTCAATATCTGGCTGCCCACCATCATCCGCAACGGCGGCACGGCCAATCTCCTCGATATCGGGCTTTTATCCTCCTTGCCCTATGCGGTCGGCGTGCTGGCGCAACTCGCCAATGGCTGGCACTCGGACAGGACGCAGGAGCGTCGCTGGCACGCCGCCCTTCCGGCCCTGGCGGCGGGGCTCGGATGGTGCGCACTTCCCCTCGCGACCGGCCATGCGGGACTGTCATTGGCCCTCACCATCCTGATCAGCGCCGGCTCCTTTGCGGCGACCGCGCCGTTCTGGACCTTGCCCTCGCTCTACCTTTCGGGAACAGCCGCGGCGGGCGGCATCGCCACCATCACGACGCTCGGCGGGCTCGGCGCCTTCGTCAGCCCGGCGGTCGTCGGCTTCCTGACCAGCAAGACCGGTTCGCTGGCGTTAGGCCAATGCTATTACGGTCTGCTTCTGTGCCTGGGAGCCGGCATGCTCGTATTGGGGACGCGGGTTCCAAGCCCTGCCGCAGTCCGGCCATCGCCGGCCGAAACCGTCGCGACCTCATAA
- a CDS encoding Lactate dehydrogenase, whose protein sequence is MPADAKPAILVVTTVPPDLRAKLASDYQLVDLEHLRCEAGAASPDLSRFKIALTTSMAGADETLMAQLPQLGLIACNGAGLDKIDLKAAASRGIAVCHTPDELTEDVADFTIGLIYAASRRLVEGDRFVRTGGWLKGRMTLSRSLVGKTLGIVGLGKIGTAIARRAVGLGLEVVYHGRRPKPHLDYAFEPDIGRLAERADILALSCAGGEETHHLIGADILARLGPDGILVNVSRGSVVDEEALIGALQAGSIAAAALDVFASEPRIDERFLALDNVVLQPHYAALTFETRAAMVGRIHREITAFLEGRPLHDAARR, encoded by the coding sequence ATGCCTGCCGATGCAAAGCCTGCCATCCTCGTCGTCACCACGGTGCCGCCGGATCTGCGCGCCAAGCTCGCAAGCGACTACCAGCTCGTGGATCTCGAGCATCTGAGATGTGAGGCCGGTGCCGCTTCTCCCGATTTGTCGCGCTTCAAGATTGCGCTGACGACCAGCATGGCCGGCGCCGACGAGACCCTGATGGCGCAGCTGCCGCAGCTGGGGCTGATCGCCTGCAACGGTGCTGGCCTCGACAAGATCGACCTCAAGGCCGCCGCCAGCCGCGGCATCGCGGTCTGCCACACGCCGGACGAGCTCACCGAGGACGTCGCGGATTTCACCATCGGCCTGATCTACGCGGCCTCGCGGCGGCTGGTCGAGGGGGACCGCTTCGTGCGCACCGGAGGCTGGCTCAAGGGTCGCATGACCTTGTCGCGCAGCCTCGTCGGCAAGACGCTGGGGATCGTCGGGCTCGGCAAGATCGGCACTGCGATCGCGCGCCGGGCCGTGGGGCTCGGGCTGGAGGTCGTCTATCATGGGCGCCGGCCGAAGCCTCATCTCGACTATGCGTTCGAGCCCGATATCGGCAGGCTTGCCGAACGCGCCGATATCCTGGCGCTGTCCTGCGCAGGAGGCGAGGAGACGCATCATCTCATCGGGGCCGATATCCTGGCGCGGCTCGGGCCCGACGGCATCCTGGTCAATGTCTCGAGAGGCAGCGTCGTCGACGAGGAGGCGCTCATCGGCGCGCTGCAAGCTGGATCGATCGCCGCTGCGGCGCTCGACGTATTCGCGAGCGAGCCCAGGATCGATGAGCGCTTCCTCGCTCTCGACAATGTCGTCCTGCAGCCCCATTACGCCGCCCTGACCTTCGAGACGCGCGCCGCGATGGTGGGGCGCATCCATCGCGAGATCACGGCCTTTCTCGAAGGGCGCCCCTTGCATGATGCGGCTCGCCGATAG
- a CDS encoding fumarate hydratase subunit alpha, with protein sequence MAITYEAVKSLTAQLYEWSLKKIPEDTKVALRQAAESETNEGARKLLAMMMKSAKRAEDTNRLVCSDSGVPVYFVKIGTAVEIKGDIKQAISDGFDHLVETIEPPLLKHVTNPLTQERSYKGKDMPIVSYDLIGGADYIDFTCSPKALGSGRWAALEIFTFPTLEEIEKYVMECVLKAGSQHCPPVIIGVGIGGTFDHCAKLAKLATLRPLDEPNPEPILADMEERLTKAVNKTGFGPMGTGGDTTTLGVHVEYASGHGFTPVAVCFNCWINRRTRARLYNDGRVERIE encoded by the coding sequence GTGGCCATCACTTATGAGGCGGTCAAGTCGCTGACCGCGCAGCTCTATGAATGGTCCTTGAAGAAGATTCCCGAGGACACCAAGGTCGCATTGCGGCAGGCCGCCGAGAGCGAGACCAATGAAGGCGCGCGCAAGCTCCTGGCGATGATGATGAAGAGCGCCAAGCGCGCCGAGGACACGAACCGCCTCGTCTGCTCGGATTCAGGCGTCCCGGTCTATTTCGTCAAGATCGGCACTGCGGTCGAGATCAAGGGCGACATCAAGCAGGCGATCTCGGACGGCTTCGACCATCTGGTCGAGACCATCGAGCCGCCGCTCCTCAAGCATGTCACGAACCCGCTGACGCAGGAGCGTTCCTATAAGGGCAAGGACATGCCGATCGTCAGCTACGACCTGATCGGCGGGGCCGACTATATCGACTTCACCTGCTCACCCAAGGCGCTCGGTTCCGGTCGTTGGGCGGCGCTCGAGATCTTTACTTTCCCGACACTCGAGGAGATCGAGAAATACGTGATGGAGTGCGTGCTGAAGGCCGGCTCCCAGCATTGCCCTCCGGTGATCATCGGGGTCGGCATCGGCGGCACTTTCGATCACTGCGCCAAGCTCGCCAAGCTTGCCACTTTGCGCCCCCTCGACGAACCCAATCCCGAGCCCATCCTCGCCGATATGGAGGAGCGCCTGACCAAGGCGGTCAACAAGACGGGTTTTGGCCCGATGGGCACGGGCGGCGACACCACCACGCTCGGCGTGCATGTCGAATACGCCTCCGGCCATGGCTTCACCCCGGTTGCGGTCTGCTTCAATTGCTGGATCAACCGGCGCACGCGGGCGCGCCTCTATAATGACGGCCGCGTCGAGCGCATCGAGTGA
- a CDS encoding L-alanine dehydrogenase has protein sequence MKVGVPKEIKNNEFRVGLVPSSVRELVLHGHEVVVETNAGIGAGLSDAEYVEAGARIVATAEEVFGAAEMIVKVKEPQAVERARLKAGQVLFTYLHLAPDPEQTHDLIKSGVTAIAYETVTAANGSLPLLTPMSEVAGRMAAQVGAHYLERSAGGRGILIGGVPGVAPASVVILGGGVSGTHAATIAVGMGARVTIVDRSLDVLRRLSVQFGTSIETVYSTRDAVERLVVDADLVIGTVLIPGAAAPKLVTAAMVKRMKPGSVLVDVSIDQGGCFETSHATTHAEPVFIVDGVIHYCVANMPGGVARTSTFALNNATLPFVLAIADKGWKRAVSEDPHLKAGLNVHAGKLTYAAVGEALGIKTTAADLAIAA, from the coding sequence ATGAAGGTCGGCGTTCCGAAAGAAATCAAGAATAACGAGTTTCGGGTCGGGCTGGTGCCGAGCAGCGTGCGCGAGCTGGTGCTTCACGGTCATGAGGTCGTGGTCGAGACTAATGCCGGCATAGGCGCTGGGCTCAGCGATGCCGAATATGTCGAGGCCGGGGCGCGCATCGTCGCGACCGCCGAAGAGGTGTTCGGCGCCGCCGAGATGATCGTCAAGGTCAAGGAGCCGCAGGCCGTCGAGCGCGCCCGCCTCAAGGCCGGCCAGGTGCTCTTCACCTATCTGCATCTCGCGCCCGATCCCGAGCAGACCCATGACCTCATCAAATCCGGCGTCACGGCGATCGCCTATGAGACGGTGACCGCGGCGAACGGCTCCCTACCGCTCCTGACCCCGATGTCGGAGGTTGCGGGCCGCATGGCCGCGCAGGTCGGCGCCCATTATCTCGAGCGTTCGGCCGGCGGCCGCGGCATCCTGATCGGCGGCGTGCCGGGCGTCGCGCCCGCATCGGTAGTGATCCTGGGCGGCGGCGTCTCCGGCACGCATGCGGCGACCATCGCGGTCGGCATGGGGGCGCGCGTCACCATCGTCGATCGTTCGCTCGATGTGCTGCGCCGCCTGTCGGTGCAGTTCGGCACCTCGATCGAGACGGTCTATTCGACGCGCGACGCGGTCGAGCGGCTGGTGGTCGATGCCGATCTCGTGATCGGCACTGTGCTGATCCCGGGAGCTGCGGCGCCGAAGCTGGTCACGGCCGCCATGGTGAAGCGGATGAAGCCCGGCTCTGTGCTGGTCGACGTGTCGATCGACCAGGGCGGATGCTTCGAGACCTCGCATGCGACGACGCATGCCGAGCCCGTCTTCATCGTCGACGGCGTCATCCATTATTGCGTCGCCAACATGCCGGGCGGCGTCGCCCGCACCTCGACCTTCGCGCTCAACAACGCCACGCTGCCCTTCGTGCTGGCGATCGCAGATAAAGGCTGGAAGCGTGCCGTGAGCGAGGACCCGCATCTGAAGGCGGGCCTCAACGTGCATGCCGGCAAGCTCACCTATGCGGCAGTGGGCGAGGCGCTCGGCATCAAGACGACCGCCGCGGACCTCGCGATCGCCGCTTAA
- a CDS encoding amino acid/amide ABC transporter substrate-binding protein, HAAT family: MPKLTRRQSLGAAAALAFGGAGRITTAGAAAASAASTLRLGIITDMSGPYRDDGLSSKACALQAFEDFDVAGRGWSVELRIADHQNRADIAATIAREWFDTGGVDALLDVTTSATALAVNGIARAQNKVMLVNGAGTTELTGAQCSPNTIHWTWDTYMLAHASPAVVMGQGGDSWFFLGANYAFGHQLVQDASAVVTGGGGKVQGAVYYPFPGTVDFSSYLLQAQASGAKVLGLATSGGDTLNCLKQAREFGLGHSMKIVTLLMYNANVQTLGLDLAQGLLLTETFYWDLNARTRAFMARLKSKTPANWPNMATAGSYGATMHYLKAVADLGIARAKADGAATVARMKAMATDDDAFGKGYIRADGRAVHPAYLFEVKTPAESSGLWDNLKLVATIPGEQAFRPLEAGNCPMVKS; encoded by the coding sequence ATGCCGAAACTGACGCGGCGCCAATCATTGGGCGCGGCCGCTGCGCTCGCCTTCGGGGGGGCCGGCCGCATCACAACCGCGGGTGCAGCCGCCGCAAGCGCGGCCAGCACGCTGCGGCTCGGCATCATCACCGATATGTCGGGCCCTTATCGCGATGACGGGCTGTCGTCGAAGGCCTGCGCGCTGCAGGCTTTCGAGGATTTCGATGTGGCCGGCCGGGGCTGGTCGGTCGAGCTGCGCATCGCCGATCATCAGAACCGGGCCGACATCGCCGCGACCATCGCGCGCGAATGGTTCGATACGGGCGGGGTGGACGCGCTCCTCGACGTTACCACCTCGGCGACCGCCTTGGCAGTGAACGGCATCGCCCGCGCCCAGAACAAGGTGATGCTGGTCAACGGCGCCGGGACCACCGAGCTGACTGGCGCGCAATGCAGCCCGAACACCATCCACTGGACCTGGGACACCTATATGCTGGCCCATGCCTCACCCGCAGTGGTGATGGGGCAGGGAGGCGATAGCTGGTTCTTCCTCGGGGCCAATTACGCATTCGGCCACCAGCTCGTCCAGGATGCGAGCGCGGTCGTTACGGGCGGCGGCGGCAAGGTGCAGGGCGCCGTCTATTACCCGTTTCCCGGGACGGTCGACTTCTCGTCTTACCTGCTGCAGGCGCAGGCATCGGGCGCCAAAGTGCTCGGCCTCGCGACTTCCGGTGGCGATACACTGAACTGCCTGAAGCAGGCGCGCGAATTCGGCCTCGGCCACTCCATGAAGATCGTCACGCTGCTCATGTACAACGCCAATGTCCAGACCTTGGGGCTCGATCTCGCCCAAGGCCTCTTGCTGACCGAAACCTTCTATTGGGATCTGAACGCGCGCACCCGCGCCTTCATGGCGCGGCTGAAGTCGAAGACGCCCGCCAACTGGCCCAATATGGCGACCGCGGGCAGCTATGGCGCGACGATGCATTATTTGAAGGCTGTCGCCGATCTCGGCATTGCGCGGGCGAAGGCCGACGGCGCCGCGACGGTGGCGCGCATGAAGGCGATGGCGACCGATGATGATGCCTTCGGCAAAGGCTATATCCGGGCCGATGGGCGCGCCGTCCATCCGGCCTATCTGTTCGAGGTGAAGACGCCGGCAGAGAGCAGCGGTCTCTGGGACAATCTGAAGCTCGTCGCGACTATTCCGGGCGAGCAGGCCTTCCGTCCGCTCGAGGCCGGCAACTGCCCCATGGTGAAGTCGTGA
- a CDS encoding DNA-binding transcriptional regulator, Lrp family: MQPITLDAKDRAILRLLQLEGRLSNAELAERVHLSASACLRRVRALEESGLIASYATLLDQKRAGFDGNAFVQVTLDGQGRASLDAFEAAVKQVSQILECWLLAGQADYLLRVVFRDTTDLERMHAEIITQLPHVVRVQSTLTLRTVKKTTALPV; this comes from the coding sequence ATGCAACCGATCACTCTCGACGCGAAGGACCGTGCGATTCTGCGGCTGCTGCAGCTCGAGGGGCGGCTCAGCAATGCAGAGCTTGCCGAGCGCGTGCATCTGTCGGCATCGGCCTGCCTGAGAAGGGTGCGCGCCCTCGAGGAGAGTGGCCTGATCGCGAGCTATGCCACGCTGCTCGACCAGAAACGGGCGGGCTTCGACGGCAATGCCTTCGTCCAGGTGACGCTCGACGGCCAAGGGCGGGCCTCGCTCGATGCCTTCGAGGCCGCCGTGAAGCAGGTCTCGCAGATCCTCGAATGCTGGCTGCTCGCCGGCCAGGCGGACTACCTGCTGCGCGTCGTCTTTCGCGACACAACCGATCTCGAACGCATGCATGCCGAGATCATCACGCAATTGCCGCATGTCGTGCGGGTGCAATCGACCCTCACCTTGCGCACGGTGAAGAAGACGACGGCGCTGCCGGTGTAA
- a CDS encoding 3-oxoacyl-[acyl-carrier protein] reductase, whose amino-acid sequence MSAARREEAATRVAIVTGAARGLGAAIAARLAKSGHPVVLADIIDEVEARAKELCQAGHQARAIRLDMADEDAVAALPQALGEWWQRLAIVVNNAGISPKLDGRKRKVVDIPSEEWRRVLAVNLTGPFLMSKLCAPKLAERGWGRIVMITSQAAFMASQITGAYYGASKAALMSLARDLAAELGPDGVTVNSVAPGRIATPMVAAAADGVNEAFLRGIPLGRLGSPEEVAETVAFLCSDAAAYLTGGTIHVGGGAYMP is encoded by the coding sequence GTGAGCGCTGCTCGGCGTGAAGAGGCCGCGACCCGCGTCGCGATCGTCACCGGGGCCGCGCGTGGGCTCGGCGCCGCGATCGCCGCGCGGCTCGCGAAATCAGGGCACCCCGTCGTGCTCGCCGATATCATCGACGAGGTCGAGGCCAGGGCGAAGGAGCTGTGCCAAGCAGGGCATCAGGCACGCGCCATCCGGCTCGACATGGCGGATGAGGACGCGGTCGCTGCGCTTCCGCAGGCGCTCGGCGAATGGTGGCAGCGTCTCGCCATCGTCGTGAACAATGCCGGCATCTCACCGAAGCTCGACGGCCGCAAGCGCAAGGTCGTCGACATCCCGAGCGAGGAGTGGCGCCGCGTGCTCGCCGTCAACCTCACCGGCCCTTTCCTGATGAGCAAGCTCTGCGCGCCGAAGCTCGCGGAGCGTGGCTGGGGCCGCATCGTCATGATCACCAGCCAGGCGGCCTTCATGGCGAGCCAGATCACCGGTGCCTATTACGGCGCCTCGAAGGCCGCGCTGATGAGTCTTGCGCGCGATCTCGCGGCCGAGCTTGGCCCGGACGGGGTCACGGTGAACAGTGTCGCGCCTGGCCGCATTGCGACGCCGATGGTCGCGGCCGCGGCGGACGGCGTGAACGAGGCCTTCCTGCGAGGCATCCCGCTCGGCCGGCTCGGCAGTCCCGAAGAGGTCGCCGAGACCGTCGCCTTCCTGTGCTCGGATGCCGCCGCTTACCTCACGGGCGGCACCATCCATGTCGGCGGCGGGGCCTACATGCCCTGA
- a CDS encoding fumarate hydratase subunit beta yields MSKLHRITLPFTEASVRELRVDDHVILDGEIVITAGLPTHQRILDHITQDKPLPIDLQSAAFFHLGSYSRDVDGVFDVLYMNPTTSTRFNGFMPTFIRKLGLRAVGGKGGLDEECARAMQETGCVYLSFLGGGCPLLSEAIKEIVQVSWDDLVAHYRLVKLRVEELGPLVVAIDAHGNNKFQSLSDDARRRLPELMAELNQGREASERMAKAQNKS; encoded by the coding sequence ATGAGCAAGCTGCATCGCATCACGCTGCCCTTCACCGAGGCCTCGGTCAGGGAGCTGCGTGTCGACGATCATGTGATCCTCGACGGCGAGATCGTGATCACGGCTGGGCTGCCGACGCATCAGCGCATCCTCGACCACATCACGCAAGATAAGCCCTTGCCGATCGATCTTCAGAGCGCTGCCTTCTTCCATCTCGGCAGCTACAGCCGCGACGTCGATGGCGTCTTCGACGTCCTCTACATGAACCCGACGACGAGCACCCGCTTCAACGGCTTCATGCCGACCTTCATCCGCAAGCTCGGCCTGCGCGCGGTGGGCGGCAAGGGCGGGCTCGATGAAGAATGCGCGCGCGCCATGCAGGAGACGGGCTGCGTGTATCTGTCCTTCCTGGGTGGTGGCTGCCCGCTGCTCTCCGAGGCGATCAAGGAGATCGTGCAGGTCTCCTGGGACGACCTCGTGGCGCATTATCGCCTGGTGAAGCTCCGGGTCGAGGAGCTCGGCCCGCTGGTCGTCGCCATCGATGCGCATGGCAACAACAAGTTCCAATCGCTCAGCGACGACGCCAGGCGTCGGCTTCCGGAACTCATGGCCGAGCTCAATCAAGGTCGCGAGGCGAGCGAGCGCATGGCGAAGGCTCAAAATAAGAGCTGA
- a CDS encoding Pimeloyl-ACP methyl ester carboxylesterase, translated as MLLLHGFPGSSSDWRHQIPALLATGYRVVAPDLLGLGRSAKPPELEPYMAAREIERMLELVTRLGVATMMVVGHDRGAGVAWGLAALHPERVEKLVALTVGHPNTARDISVEQREKSWYMLLFQLDGAETLLRQDDWRLFRDLLRHHPGTPEWLSHLAPEGALSAALNWYRANRHPAAPPRPLLPDVTVPAFGLYTLGDHYLLPAYMLESHRFVRRRWRCERVDGVSHFMMLDRPAEVTRLILDFLAEGGS; from the coding sequence GTGCTGCTGCTGCACGGCTTTCCGGGCAGCTCGTCCGATTGGCGCCATCAGATTCCCGCATTGCTGGCCACAGGCTATCGCGTGGTTGCGCCCGATCTCCTCGGTCTCGGGCGCTCCGCAAAGCCCCCCGAGCTCGAGCCCTATATGGCGGCGCGCGAGATCGAGCGCATGCTTGAGCTGGTGACGCGGCTCGGCGTCGCCACGATGATGGTCGTCGGCCATGACCGCGGCGCCGGGGTCGCTTGGGGGCTCGCGGCCCTTCATCCCGAACGGGTCGAGAAGCTCGTGGCGCTGACCGTCGGACATCCGAACACCGCGCGCGACATCAGCGTCGAGCAACGCGAGAAATCCTGGTACATGCTACTTTTCCAGCTGGACGGCGCTGAAACGCTCCTGCGCCAGGATGATTGGCGCTTGTTCCGGGATCTGTTGCGGCACCATCCCGGAACGCCGGAGTGGCTCTCCCACCTCGCTCCCGAAGGGGCCTTGTCGGCGGCGCTGAACTGGTATCGCGCCAACCGGCACCCGGCCGCACCGCCGCGGCCGCTATTGCCGGATGTCACTGTGCCGGCCTTTGGCCTCTACACCTTGGGCGATCACTACCTCCTGCCGGCCTATATGCTCGAGAGCCATCGCTTCGTGCGGCGGCGCTGGCGCTGCGAGCGCGTCGACGGCGTGTCTCACTTCATGATGCTCGACCGTCCGGCGGAGGTCACGAGGCTGATCCTCGATTTCCTCGCCGAGGGCGGATCCTGA